In Candidatus Binatia bacterium, the genomic stretch CACCGTGCGGCTACCCGAGCCGCTTGTGGCCGAGATTGAAGCCGAGTCTTACGCCCGCAAGATCTCAAAGTCCGATGTGGTCCGGGAAAGGCTCCGCCAGCCCCCGACATCCGCTCGGCGCCGTCGGCCTGGCCCGCTCGATGGCATCGCCGATCTCATCGGCTCGGTCGGTGGGTTGCCCGTGGACCTGAGCGCGCGCAAGAAGCACTACCTGAAGGC encodes the following:
- a CDS encoding CopG family transcriptional regulator, which gives rise to MKTLTVRLPEPLVAEIEAESYARKISKSDVVRERLRQPPTSARRRRPGPLDGIADLIGSVGGLPVDLSARKKHYLKATGYGQKRPG